A genomic window from Cloacibacillus evryensis DSM 19522 includes:
- the gpt gene encoding xanthine phosphoribosyltransferase produces the protein MAETASRYHKNYPVSWEQVQRDCRALAWKLLDIRSDWSRLITVARGGLVPAAIIARELNIRLVDTVCISSYTMRDQTAADILKRPDLVGVDEKWLIIDDLVDTGKTARIVRGMFGPAHFATVYAKPEGRPLVDTFVTEVSQDTWVLFPWDTAPTTAFIPPIADMNLEK, from the coding sequence ATGGCTGAAACCGCCTCGAGATATCATAAGAATTATCCCGTATCATGGGAACAGGTGCAGAGAGACTGCCGCGCCCTGGCCTGGAAGCTGCTCGACATCCGCAGCGACTGGAGCCGTCTGATAACGGTGGCGCGCGGCGGGCTGGTGCCGGCTGCGATCATCGCGAGAGAGCTGAACATCCGCCTCGTAGACACCGTCTGCATCTCGAGCTACACGATGCGCGACCAGACAGCCGCCGATATACTGAAACGCCCGGATCTCGTGGGAGTCGACGAGAAATGGCTGATAATCGACGACCTTGTGGACACCGGCAAGACGGCGAGGATCGTCCGCGGCATGTTCGGCCCCGCGCACTTCGCCACCGTTTACGCGAAACCGGAGGGACGCCCCCTGGTCGACACCTTCGTCACGGAGGTCAGCCAGGACACATGGGTGCTCTTCCCTTGGGACACCGCGCCGACGACGGCCTTCATTCCCCCGATAGCGGATATGAATCTGGAAAAGTAA
- a CDS encoding ComEC/Rec2 family competence protein, whose product MKNKTKILPQVLLTMLLLAYALFSVVPAAGAAPPLRYYAVDVGQGDCSLFILPNGQTIVIDAGPEKNAKKTVRYLKSCGVKKVDLLVATHPHEDHIGGMRELLSAFPVEKIWDSGYNHGSRIQRDFYRAIKEGKIAFGRPKRGFSDKFGDVEVKVLAPVKQLKNTNSDANNNGLVLLVTYGDISFLMTGDMEREERATIAPLPRAVVLKAAHHGSRNGTDKRTLREVSPEIIVLSYAKGNSYGHPHKEVVRAIREAGVRRFDTADGAVKLRTDGKSITFERKRAVK is encoded by the coding sequence TTGAAAAACAAAACAAAAATCCTCCCGCAAGTATTGCTTACGATGCTCCTGCTGGCATACGCGCTGTTCTCCGTCGTTCCCGCGGCCGGCGCGGCGCCGCCGCTGCGCTATTACGCCGTCGACGTCGGGCAGGGGGATTGTTCGCTCTTTATACTGCCGAACGGACAGACCATAGTGATAGACGCCGGGCCGGAGAAAAACGCGAAGAAGACCGTGCGCTATCTCAAATCCTGCGGCGTAAAAAAGGTGGACCTGCTGGTCGCTACGCACCCGCACGAGGATCACATCGGCGGCATGAGGGAGCTGCTTTCCGCATTTCCGGTAGAAAAGATATGGGATTCGGGGTACAACCACGGATCGCGCATACAGCGTGACTTCTACCGGGCCATAAAGGAGGGGAAGATCGCCTTCGGACGCCCCAAACGCGGATTTTCGGATAAGTTCGGCGATGTCGAGGTGAAGGTGCTGGCCCCAGTGAAACAGCTGAAAAACACAAACAGCGACGCCAACAACAACGGTCTGGTCCTCCTCGTCACATACGGGGACATCTCTTTTCTCATGACAGGCGACATGGAACGGGAAGAGCGCGCGACGATAGCGCCGCTTCCGCGGGCGGTCGTCCTCAAGGCGGCACATCACGGCAGCCGCAACGGGACGGACAAGAGGACGCTCCGCGAGGTCTCGCCTGAAATAATAGTCCTCAGTTACGCGAAGGGCAACAGCTACGGACACCCGCACAAAGAGGTGGTCCGCGCGATAAGGGAGGCCGGCGTGCGCCGCTTCGACACCGCTGACGGCGCCGTCAAGCTGCGCACAGACGGCAAAAGCATCACGTTTGAGAGAAAGAGGGCGGTCAAATGA
- a CDS encoding AEC family transporter — protein sequence MFGFFLVLPLVIIIITGNQLRARGFYSANDISALMKTLYWVILPPLLFRTTYIAGTEVLRQPNLLIASTLCYIITIIAAYAGSRAFAHKGDVRRTAVSVFSSFRSNNIYLGFPVIQLAMGEAGLHEASIYVAVTTVSFQLLSIAAGEAVLYGRPSARGILDMLRKLVLNPLIISCVLGVIAAASGFPIHFVFDEAMKLMSGAATAVALLALGGSLDLSRMGKIVKILSRTWFDTLIKLAVNPAIMYAVLLLFPIPKDLFNVTVMLSAMPNAVNCFILARGMGMDSEYAADLVAATTLLGIISIPAWAYILGMV from the coding sequence ATGTTCGGATTTTTTCTTGTACTGCCCCTCGTCATTATAATTATAACCGGAAATCAGCTGCGTGCCCGCGGTTTTTATTCCGCAAACGACATCTCCGCCCTGATGAAGACCCTGTACTGGGTCATATTGCCCCCCCTGCTCTTTCGGACCACCTATATAGCCGGCACGGAGGTTTTGAGGCAGCCCAATCTTCTTATCGCGAGCACCCTCTGTTACATTATCACGATAATCGCCGCCTACGCGGGCTCTCGCGCCTTTGCCCACAAGGGGGACGTCAGACGCACGGCTGTCTCCGTTTTTTCCTCGTTCCGCAGCAACAACATATATCTCGGTTTTCCCGTCATCCAGCTGGCCATGGGGGAGGCTGGGCTTCACGAGGCCTCCATATATGTGGCCGTGACGACAGTCTCATTCCAGCTTCTCTCCATCGCCGCGGGAGAGGCTGTGCTCTACGGCCGTCCGAGCGCACGCGGCATTCTGGACATGCTCAGGAAACTTGTCCTGAACCCGCTGATAATCTCCTGCGTCCTCGGCGTTATCGCCGCGGCCTCCGGCTTCCCGATCCATTTCGTCTTCGACGAAGCGATGAAGCTGATGAGCGGCGCGGCGACGGCGGTGGCGCTGCTGGCTCTTGGCGGTTCTCTCGACCTCTCGCGCATGGGCAAAATCGTAAAGATACTCAGCCGTACTTGGTTTGACACTCTGATCAAGCTGGCGGTGAATCCGGCTATAATGTATGCGGTGCTGCTGCTTTTCCCTATACCCAAGGACCTTTTTAACGTTACGGTAATGCTCAGCGCGATGCCGAACGCCGTGAACTGCTTCATCCTGGCGCGCGGCATGGGGATGGACAGCGAGTACGCCGCCGACCTGGTCGCCGCGACTACGCTGCTCGGGATCATCTCGATACCGGCCTGGGCATACATCCTTGGTATGGTGTAG
- the arcC gene encoding carbamate kinase translates to MIPHPIATNDNPSKATKVVIALGGNALMEAGTPPTAEEQLKVVKKTCDNLADISCNGYEMAVVHGNGPQVGRLVLQQEIAAASQPDQLPAIPFDCCGAMTEGYIGYQIQQSLRDALRNRNRNVPVVTLVTQVIVDESDPAFEKPTKPIGRFYSAEEAEKVAKEKGWTMKEDSGRGWRRVVPSPKPKRIVELDSVKRLWDSTIVITAGGGGIPVIENMDGSLSGVAAVIDKDLAAERLAEDMETDILLILTEVENVYVNFGKPDQKALSHITVAEAIQYMEEGQFGSGSMEPKVMAAIKFARRFPGKKAIITSLAKAIDALENGAGTIITMA, encoded by the coding sequence ATGATTCCGCATCCAATAGCCACGAACGACAATCCCTCAAAAGCAACGAAAGTAGTGATCGCCCTTGGCGGCAACGCTTTAATGGAGGCCGGCACCCCGCCGACGGCGGAGGAACAGCTCAAGGTCGTCAAAAAGACCTGTGACAACCTCGCAGATATCAGCTGCAACGGTTATGAGATGGCTGTCGTCCACGGAAACGGACCGCAGGTCGGCCGTCTTGTGCTCCAACAGGAAATTGCGGCGGCCTCCCAGCCCGACCAGCTCCCGGCGATACCCTTCGACTGCTGCGGGGCGATGACCGAGGGCTATATAGGCTATCAGATACAGCAGAGCCTCCGCGACGCGCTCCGCAACAGGAACCGCAACGTTCCCGTTGTGACGCTCGTCACGCAGGTCATCGTCGACGAGAGCGATCCCGCCTTTGAAAAACCGACGAAGCCGATCGGACGCTTCTACAGCGCGGAAGAGGCCGAAAAAGTGGCCAAAGAGAAGGGCTGGACTATGAAAGAGGACTCCGGCCGCGGCTGGCGCCGCGTCGTCCCCTCTCCGAAGCCGAAGCGGATAGTCGAACTTGACTCCGTCAAGCGCCTCTGGGATTCAACGATCGTCATTACGGCCGGCGGCGGGGGCATCCCCGTGATAGAGAACATGGACGGTTCGCTTTCAGGCGTCGCGGCGGTCATAGACAAAGATCTCGCGGCGGAGCGACTCGCGGAGGACATGGAAACGGACATCCTTCTCATCCTCACCGAAGTCGAGAACGTCTATGTCAACTTTGGCAAGCCCGATCAAAAGGCACTTTCGCACATCACCGTAGCCGAGGCGATCCAGTACATGGAAGAGGGGCAGTTCGGTTCCGGAAGCATGGAGCCGAAGGTAATGGCGGCGATAAAATTCGCCCGCCGCTTCCCCGGCAAGAAAGCGATCATCACCTCGCTCGCGAAGGCCATCGACGCGCTTGAAAACGGAGCCGGCACCATAATCACAATGGCATAG
- a CDS encoding tyrosine-type recombinase/integrase, with protein MLTELQARNAKAESKVYRLKDEAGLYLEVRPSGKKVWRMRYWIAGRERILTFGDYPLFSLKEARDRRDIARRIIADGGDPAEKWAEERAAVKAAEEAAKDTFEAVALEWLDMRLSENLSDRYKHKTEWRLRKYILPSIGKIRFSEVSPLDLLGMCKALEARGLVETEHRLVGICSQIFRYGIIWQKRTDDPTYSLRGALMSPTVRHFSSIQDKSLLGEFYVAIESCTGSEIIKAALRFLVLNFPRPGELRHAEWSEFDFDTNMWSVSAEKMKMKRPHMVPLGSHSLALLKALHPLTGHGRYVFPSPRSGTGSVPLSDMALNVAMRAMGYEQEDVSAHGFRHTASTMLNDSLLWSPDAIERQLAHVDGNKVRETYNAAEYLEERKRMKQWWEDFVIGEAEAARKRAEKKKKEREQKGGD; from the coding sequence ATGCTTACAGAGCTGCAGGCAAGGAATGCGAAGGCCGAGAGCAAGGTTTACCGACTTAAGGATGAAGCGGGGCTTTATTTGGAGGTCCGTCCTTCGGGTAAGAAGGTATGGCGGATGCGGTACTGGATTGCCGGGAGGGAACGGATTCTTACTTTTGGTGATTATCCGCTCTTCTCGCTGAAGGAGGCGCGTGACCGCCGGGATATCGCCAGGCGGATTATTGCCGACGGCGGAGATCCCGCCGAAAAGTGGGCGGAAGAGCGCGCCGCGGTTAAGGCTGCCGAGGAAGCCGCCAAGGATACGTTTGAGGCGGTTGCACTTGAATGGCTCGACATGCGGTTGTCTGAGAATCTTTCAGACAGGTATAAACATAAAACTGAGTGGCGCCTGCGAAAGTATATTCTGCCTTCAATCGGGAAAATCCGCTTTTCCGAGGTGTCTCCCCTCGATCTGCTGGGTATGTGCAAGGCGCTGGAGGCTCGCGGATTGGTGGAGACCGAGCATAGGCTTGTCGGTATTTGTAGTCAGATTTTTCGTTATGGGATTATTTGGCAGAAGAGGACGGATGATCCAACTTATTCTTTGCGCGGCGCGTTGATGTCGCCTACGGTGAGGCATTTTTCGAGCATTCAGGATAAGTCTCTTTTAGGCGAGTTTTATGTCGCCATAGAATCATGTACGGGATCAGAGATCATAAAGGCTGCCTTGCGGTTTTTGGTGTTGAATTTTCCACGCCCGGGCGAGCTGCGACATGCCGAGTGGAGCGAGTTCGATTTTGATACAAATATGTGGTCTGTCTCAGCGGAGAAGATGAAGATGAAACGACCCCATATGGTCCCGCTGGGAAGTCATTCTCTGGCGCTCCTGAAGGCGCTGCACCCCTTAACAGGACATGGCCGGTATGTTTTCCCGTCTCCACGAAGTGGTACAGGTTCTGTGCCTCTGAGCGACATGGCGCTTAATGTCGCGATGCGGGCGATGGGATATGAACAGGAAGATGTCAGCGCACACGGTTTTCGGCATACCGCATCAACGATGTTGAATGATTCTCTGCTGTGGTCGCCAGACGCCATCGAACGGCAGCTTGCGCACGTGGACGGGAATAAGGTGCGCGAGACGTATAACGCCGCCGAGTATCTTGAGGAGCGTAAGCGGATGAAGCAGTGGTGGGAGGATTTTGTGATCGGCGAGGCCGAGGCCGCCAGGAAGAGGGCGGAGAAGAAGAAAAAAGAGAGGGAACAGAAGGGAGGAGATTAG
- a CDS encoding helix-turn-helix domain-containing protein, protein MTPENVGVNIQTAREKNGLSRSALAEVIGVRANTVWRWESGERQPDIDNLYKLAYALKTSVAFFTGEVSDPDLLSSDLDKIINTYVKKQDESELKLPGSSATSKWDTPATQQTDHTKPSQIIETIARVNREIEAETKAFEEEEIDIAQILLKRCLKTLEKESSAYAGDSEKTA, encoded by the coding sequence ATGACTCCTGAAAATGTCGGGGTTAATATTCAGACAGCCAGAGAAAAAAACGGACTAAGCCGCTCAGCGTTAGCTGAGGTAATAGGGGTTAGGGCAAATACCGTATGGCGTTGGGAATCAGGAGAGAGACAACCGGACATAGATAACCTCTATAAGCTCGCGTATGCACTAAAAACATCGGTCGCATTTTTTACGGGAGAGGTCTCAGACCCGGATTTGCTTTCAAGCGACCTTGACAAAATAATAAATACTTATGTAAAAAAGCAGGATGAAAGTGAACTTAAACTGCCTGGATCATCTGCAACCTCAAAATGGGACACGCCTGCAACACAGCAGACAGATCATACTAAGCCCTCACAGATAATAGAGACAATCGCACGTGTAAACAGAGAGATTGAAGCTGAAACAAAAGCCTTTGAAGAGGAAGAGATCGACATAGCTCAAATACTTCTCAAGCGATGCTTAAAAACGCTTGAGAAAGAAAGTTCCGCTTACGCGGGAGACTCAGAAAAGACGGCGTGA
- a CDS encoding helix-turn-helix domain-containing protein, which produces MEGLKKIRLANKLSCQALGSQIGVGANTISRWESGQRSPDVETLVRLSQILHCTVDDLLNPTPPLPRLQEQGDAATA; this is translated from the coding sequence GTGGAGGGGCTTAAAAAAATCAGGTTGGCTAACAAATTATCATGTCAGGCCCTTGGTTCCCAAATTGGAGTAGGAGCTAATACTATTTCACGCTGGGAAAGTGGTCAGAGAAGCCCGGATGTGGAAACTCTTGTAAGGCTATCCCAGATTCTTCACTGTACCGTTGACGATCTCTTAAACCCTACGCCGCCCCTGCCCAGGCTGCAGGAGCAGGGGGATGCGGCAACGGCGTAG
- a CDS encoding helix-turn-helix transcriptional regulator gives MGRRIAGSLDDMGRVRRATVELIERVCSGRYKDSSEVAVLPDVLAYYERACGGGGPVPVNVAAGEDAAEVNEFAGLTKEEGGAPTADSFPQTGLVSAAQIAPFLGFTKATHKRPENSVHRLAANGDIPKPVYQGSRMPRWRAEDIREYARTRKYRSEDE, from the coding sequence ATGGGAAGGAGGATTGCCGGCAGTCTGGACGATATGGGGCGCGTGCGGCGCGCTACGGTAGAGCTTATAGAACGGGTATGTTCCGGGCGATATAAGGATAGTTCAGAGGTCGCAGTTTTACCGGATGTGCTCGCATACTACGAACGCGCCTGCGGAGGCGGCGGTCCAGTACCGGTGAATGTTGCTGCCGGCGAGGACGCGGCGGAGGTAAACGAGTTTGCCGGGCTTACGAAGGAAGAGGGGGGAGCACCAACGGCTGATTCTTTCCCGCAAACGGGGCTGGTGTCGGCGGCGCAGATCGCGCCATTTCTCGGTTTTACGAAAGCGACGCATAAGCGCCCGGAGAATTCGGTGCATAGGCTGGCCGCGAATGGCGATATCCCGAAGCCTGTCTATCAGGGCAGCAGGATGCCGCGCTGGCGGGCCGAGGATATCAGGGAGTACGCCCGGACACGGAAGTACCGGAGCGAGGATGAATAG
- a CDS encoding B-box zinc finger protein: MLVLSSETLRTTDGKEYGECTECGKSGRVYWCFFCDEGPLCWDCLEEHKSDYHNIR; encoded by the coding sequence GTGCTCGTCTTGTCGAGTGAGACGTTGCGGACCACGGACGGCAAGGAATATGGCGAGTGTACGGAGTGCGGAAAGAGCGGGCGGGTTTATTGGTGTTTTTTCTGCGACGAGGGGCCGCTGTGCTGGGATTGCCTCGAGGAGCATAAATCGGATTATCACAATATCAGGTAA
- a CDS encoding PD-(D/E)XK nuclease family protein, translated as MSSKGLEKGPAKAAKAHIRYKTADGKVVPGVTTVLGVINKPALVKWANNLGLQGIDSSAYVDETARIGTLAHEMIQEYLGGPVVDRGAYTKDQIDAAENALISFFEWERHQEGAKMVTRAIELPLVSEAYRFGGTIDWYGEIGGRMWLVDIKSSKGLFTEHELQVAAYYKMLQENGYAVDGVRLLRVGRTEDEGFDDHVLSPVKLDAGWEVFENALRLYRTKQQYEAQARKGAF; from the coding sequence ATGAGTTCTAAGGGTTTGGAGAAGGGGCCGGCGAAGGCGGCAAAGGCCCATATCAGATATAAGACGGCTGACGGCAAGGTGGTTCCTGGTGTGACGACGGTGCTGGGGGTAATTAATAAGCCGGCGCTGGTGAAGTGGGCGAATAATCTTGGGCTGCAGGGTATCGACAGCAGCGCCTATGTGGATGAGACGGCGCGTATCGGTACGCTGGCGCACGAGATGATTCAGGAGTATTTGGGTGGCCCGGTTGTGGACAGGGGCGCGTATACGAAGGATCAGATCGACGCCGCGGAGAATGCCCTGATTTCTTTTTTTGAGTGGGAGAGGCATCAGGAGGGGGCGAAGATGGTGACGCGCGCCATCGAGCTGCCGCTGGTTTCGGAGGCTTACCGCTTCGGCGGCACGATTGACTGGTACGGAGAGATCGGCGGACGGATGTGGCTGGTGGATATTAAGTCCTCGAAGGGGCTTTTTACGGAGCATGAGTTGCAGGTGGCCGCCTATTACAAGATGCTGCAGGAGAACGGCTATGCGGTGGACGGGGTACGGCTGCTGCGCGTCGGACGCACGGAGGACGAGGGGTTTGACGATCATGTGCTGTCGCCGGTGAAGCTGGACGCCGGCTGGGAGGTTTTCGAGAACGCTTTGCGGCTGTACCGCACGAAGCAGCAGTATGAGGCGCAGGCCAGGAAGGGGGCGTTTTGA
- the bet gene encoding phage recombination protein Bet, which translates to MAQEAVTAAEAPRFRQLSDKDRDLLRKGLCAKCTADEFELFAETCNKTGLDPFMRQIYPVFRPDRKQNRDVMQIQVSIDGMRLVAERSGHYAGQVGPFWCGKDGVWKDVWLSDKEFPVAAKVGVMRHDFNEVLWAAARFQSYVQTTYERRPNQMWNKFPDVMIAKCAEALALRKAFPMELSGLYSTEEMSQADNAEPSTGKVNVSPNTAPKAETPAPAKPEPAAQEAPQPAEDRKSAPPQEADDHTVLSRTLMNLLVSEQGLGFKKSEIAPFIVRVVGRSNFKALGELSLEELSRCVEVARDELSARSVA; encoded by the coding sequence ATGGCACAGGAGGCTGTGACGGCGGCGGAGGCGCCGCGTTTCCGCCAGTTGAGCGATAAGGACAGGGATCTGCTGCGTAAGGGGCTGTGCGCGAAGTGTACGGCGGACGAGTTCGAGCTTTTTGCGGAGACGTGTAATAAGACGGGGCTGGACCCGTTTATGCGGCAGATTTATCCGGTGTTTCGTCCTGACCGCAAGCAGAACCGCGATGTGATGCAGATTCAGGTTTCGATCGACGGGATGCGTCTGGTGGCGGAGCGTTCGGGGCATTACGCGGGGCAAGTGGGGCCTTTCTGGTGCGGCAAGGACGGCGTGTGGAAGGATGTCTGGCTGTCGGATAAGGAGTTTCCCGTGGCGGCGAAGGTCGGCGTGATGCGGCATGATTTTAATGAGGTTCTGTGGGCGGCGGCGCGTTTTCAATCTTATGTGCAGACGACGTATGAGCGGAGGCCGAATCAGATGTGGAATAAGTTCCCCGACGTGATGATCGCGAAGTGCGCAGAGGCTTTGGCGCTGCGCAAGGCGTTCCCGATGGAGTTGTCGGGGCTTTATTCGACGGAGGAGATGTCTCAGGCGGATAACGCCGAACCGAGTACGGGGAAGGTGAATGTCTCTCCGAATACTGCCCCAAAGGCGGAGACGCCCGCGCCGGCAAAGCCGGAGCCCGCAGCTCAGGAAGCGCCGCAGCCCGCTGAGGATAGGAAGAGCGCGCCGCCGCAGGAGGCGGACGATCATACCGTCTTGTCGCGCACGTTGATGAATTTGCTGGTTTCGGAGCAGGGGCTAGGTTTTAAGAAGTCGGAGATCGCCCCTTTTATTGTCCGCGTGGTCGGACGGAGTAATTTTAAGGCTTTGGGCGAGCTTTCTTTGGAGGAGCTGAGCCGCTGTGTCGAGGTCGCCCGTGACGAGTTGTCGGCTCGGAGTGTGGCTTAG
- a CDS encoding ATP-binding protein, with amino-acid sequence MMYTASEALRSSVPNLMEYRDEAAMKRQHAEMWQEVLVWMNKRFKDVRPEDLYDQQLLSLHAAMCMEEDCKYCIDVSQCPHSRAALVVCEEQERGRRAFMVRAKVCDFLSQHRQEARRHDLLEESGIPKARRGNSFQAFDTLGGSMVLQATKAKAQECFEKGRGLVLGGPVGCGKTHLAIAMGLAAVEQGQSVRFFLLPDLLEDLRSAMFDHREELLSEVKSCGWLILDDAGTERSTDWNDERLFVMIDHRCNHNLPVVVTTNAVGEDGLRRILDGDRGARTFSRLMGMTEQAWMVGVPDYRRKGRQ; translated from the coding sequence ATGATGTATACGGCATCGGAGGCATTGAGGTCGTCTGTCCCGAATTTGATGGAGTATCGGGATGAGGCGGCGATGAAGCGCCAGCACGCCGAGATGTGGCAGGAGGTCCTCGTCTGGATGAACAAACGGTTTAAGGACGTGCGGCCGGAGGATTTGTATGACCAGCAGCTTTTGAGCCTGCACGCCGCGATGTGCATGGAGGAGGACTGTAAGTATTGCATAGATGTTTCGCAGTGTCCTCATTCGCGGGCCGCTTTGGTGGTCTGCGAGGAGCAGGAGCGTGGCAGACGGGCCTTTATGGTCCGCGCGAAGGTATGTGATTTTCTTTCTCAGCACCGGCAGGAGGCGCGCCGGCATGATTTGCTCGAGGAGAGCGGGATTCCGAAGGCGCGGCGCGGAAATAGTTTCCAGGCTTTTGATACGCTCGGCGGTTCGATGGTGCTGCAGGCGACGAAGGCGAAGGCACAGGAGTGTTTCGAGAAGGGGCGCGGCCTGGTTCTCGGAGGGCCTGTGGGCTGCGGCAAGACGCATCTGGCGATAGCTATGGGGCTTGCGGCGGTGGAGCAGGGGCAGTCGGTGCGCTTTTTTCTGCTTCCTGATTTGCTGGAGGATTTGCGCTCTGCGATGTTCGACCATCGTGAGGAGCTGCTTTCGGAGGTGAAGTCATGCGGCTGGCTGATTCTCGACGACGCGGGAACGGAGCGGAGCACGGACTGGAACGACGAGCGGCTGTTCGTCATGATAGATCACCGCTGTAATCATAATTTGCCGGTGGTGGTGACGACGAACGCGGTCGGCGAAGACGGGCTGCGCAGGATTTTGGACGGAGACCGCGGCGCGCGGACGTTTTCTCGCCTGATGGGTATGACGGAGCAGGCGTGGATGGTGGGTGTGCCGGATTACCGGAGGAAGGGGCGGCAGTGA
- a CDS encoding DNA cytosine methyltransferase codes for MGLIIDLFAGGGGTSLGIERALGRSPDIAVNHDPEAVAMHKANHPHTKHYCENVWAVNPREATAGRPVDFLWASPDCKHFSKAKGGKPLDKKIRSLAWVIVKWAAWTRPQVIAMENVEEFRKWGPLDRKGRPIKALEGTTFSNFVFALRKLGYKVDYRDLKACDYGAPTSRKRFFLVARRDGAPIVWPVRTHGVGTGRPYRTAAECIDWSIPCPSIFEREKELAQNTLRRIAKGLVRYVLSNPSPFIVSVNHGGDAFRGVGMDEPMHTLALDGPLMVVDANPRYAICAAHLAKHYGGVVGQAVESPVGTITAADHHSLVACTLMRQFGTSTGAPVDRPVGTVMPEGRGKTGLVAAFLTKYYGAEREGMQLNGPLHTICGKDKFAVVTVSIGGEEYAVYDIGMRMLQPRELFRAQGFGDDYIIDLIYEGKYLSKSAQVRMVGNSVCPPIAEAIVKANCAFMQEEREVA; via the coding sequence ATGGGGCTGATAATTGATCTTTTTGCGGGCGGCGGCGGGACTTCGCTTGGGATAGAGCGGGCGCTTGGCCGCAGCCCGGATATTGCGGTAAATCATGATCCGGAAGCGGTCGCCATGCATAAGGCGAATCATCCTCATACGAAGCATTATTGTGAAAATGTGTGGGCAGTCAACCCCCGTGAGGCGACCGCGGGACGGCCCGTCGATTTTCTTTGGGCGTCCCCGGATTGTAAGCATTTTTCTAAGGCGAAGGGCGGGAAGCCTCTCGATAAGAAGATCCGCTCTCTGGCATGGGTGATTGTGAAGTGGGCGGCATGGACGCGGCCCCAGGTGATCGCGATGGAGAATGTCGAGGAGTTCCGTAAGTGGGGACCTCTGGACCGCAAAGGCCGTCCGATCAAGGCTCTCGAAGGAACGACGTTCAGTAATTTTGTTTTTGCCCTTAGAAAGCTGGGGTATAAGGTGGATTACCGCGATCTTAAGGCCTGCGATTACGGCGCTCCCACAAGCCGTAAGCGTTTTTTCCTTGTCGCACGCCGCGACGGCGCGCCGATCGTCTGGCCGGTGCGGACGCACGGCGTCGGCACGGGACGCCCGTATCGGACTGCGGCGGAATGTATTGACTGGTCTATTCCCTGTCCAAGTATTTTCGAAAGGGAGAAGGAGTTGGCCCAAAACACTCTGCGCCGAATTGCAAAAGGGCTCGTCAGGTATGTTTTGTCGAACCCAAGCCCGTTTATCGTCTCTGTGAATCACGGCGGCGATGCTTTTCGCGGCGTCGGGATGGATGAACCGATGCACACACTGGCGTTGGACGGTCCGCTTATGGTGGTAGACGCCAACCCGCGCTACGCGATATGTGCCGCACATCTTGCGAAGCATTACGGAGGGGTGGTCGGACAAGCGGTGGAATCTCCTGTCGGTACGATAACGGCGGCGGATCACCACAGCTTGGTGGCCTGTACGCTTATGAGGCAGTTCGGCACGAGTACGGGAGCTCCTGTAGACCGCCCTGTCGGGACGGTGATGCCGGAAGGCCGCGGCAAGACTGGGCTGGTAGCGGCGTTTCTGACGAAGTATTACGGTGCCGAGAGGGAAGGGATGCAGCTGAATGGTCCTCTGCATACTATCTGCGGTAAGGATAAGTTCGCCGTCGTTACGGTCAGTATCGGCGGAGAAGAGTACGCGGTTTACGATATCGGCATGAGGATGCTGCAGCCGCGCGAGCTGTTCCGCGCGCAGGGGTTCGGCGACGATTATATTATCGATCTGATTTATGAGGGTAAGTATCTCAGTAAGTCGGCTCAGGTCCGTATGGTGGGCAATTCTGTCTGCCCGCCGATTGCGGAGGCGATCGTCAAGGCCAACTGTGCCTTTATGCAGGAGGAGCGGGAGGTGGCGTAG